A genomic window from Ignavibacteria bacterium includes:
- a CDS encoding T9SS type A sorting domain-containing protein, translating into MKTLFLLLFIYFFNPLLLSQTSSYNFSSSSGTYTEITGGIVLGTVNNDDEVFNNNTTGEAAPQTDIGFPIGFNFNYNGVLYTNFAVNTNGWIKLGNGSFTIGNTYTPLSISTAAGYENILSPLGRDLQGQAGSELSYLLTGSSPNRILVIQWKNYRRFNIASGESFNFQIRLSENNFLIQYVYGTVTTTNTSTSTANNPTQLGIRGLVNTDFKNRTSTSNWASSSPGSLNTNTIRLTTSVKPASGLTYTFTPASMSYSSSTTLIADTSTVKKGSQNNPVIKILVVVTGTLNSLTITSITCKTNGTTNTSDITSARMWYTGNISEFSAVNQFGSVIVNPDGTINFNDTKQLASGTNYFWLTYDINSNAQTGNYVDGECSAITVGSARTPTIQAPSGSRRIANNPLTGTYSVGLSLFNLVTGKNLYYQKIEKQVKLKEFSKKQITDYKRSGKADQFYIYNDLAENDYISKNDTFILMDGETQYSEPGFIEITNAMRNKFGRSLIGDEVNGIYSSITSAVNDLGSRGVQGPVIFSLVDAIYSTETFPITINGIYGTGIVNTVTFKPAAGVNTQILMASGNAVFKIINSAYITIDGSNTINGTSRNLSIISNYSNVSNCIWIGSSGINPVNNIKVKNCNIKAGETSLGSTPVIVSDGSVAGNPGYFNNIIIQNNFIQKGRQGIYVNGGIIPQNGSDISIIDNVINSTGADATGFMGIYVQGIINAEISGNEIANLNNTAAEDDKAIWIANGSHSITAERNRIYNIGYTGTSGQGGHGIYISSSHINADVTIKNNLIYNIYGDGWNHNDSAYFLDNPAGIMLYSSTPQSGINIYNNSINLYGNTLIKSSSMSSGIFLTSGTAVDLRNNSIVNNLGTLTDSAYGSCAVFAQSSALQFSNIDYNNYYVNPSGNGVKAIGKISGNSSLSLSNWIIATGKDKSSLNFNPGYTSNVNLLPDITQSDCWTLNGRGVQIAAVNNDFSQNIRSTALATGAPDIGAYEFTPVSEPNLMLQSGVIAEGSSTLFLFGNDTAAVITWHNSGAGLPTSVSARYYSGTNPPSVISGNYGNSYLTFSAAGGSGYTFDIKLYYDPALIGTISGEDKISMASYFNSNWVHYDAEVNNTFRTVYKTGLSDLSLFALDDFDDPLPVLLESFNYSASGRNVKLIWKTTMEINNAGFDVERKSEFDNKWNKIAFVEGNGNSNSGKNYEYFDNNLNTAKYNYRLKQINFNGSYEYYDLNHDVVIGKPVNYDISQNYPNPSNPSSKINFQVPVDYKVTIKVYDIQGREVKTIIDNFLTAGYYTASFDGSNIASGIYFYRLNSGAYSKTLKLILVK; encoded by the coding sequence ATGAAAACATTATTTTTACTCTTATTTATTTACTTTTTTAATCCTTTATTGCTTTCTCAAACGTCATCATATAATTTCAGCAGCTCATCAGGCACATATACCGAAATAACCGGGGGGATAGTACTTGGCACAGTAAATAATGATGATGAAGTATTCAATAATAATACTACCGGAGAGGCAGCTCCCCAAACCGATATTGGATTTCCAATTGGTTTCAATTTCAATTATAACGGTGTATTGTATACCAATTTCGCAGTTAATACAAATGGCTGGATAAAACTGGGCAATGGAAGTTTTACCATAGGTAATACATATACTCCATTAAGTATTTCAACAGCAGCCGGTTATGAAAATATTTTATCACCGCTTGGGCGCGATCTGCAGGGACAGGCAGGTTCAGAATTGAGTTACCTGCTTACCGGCAGCTCGCCCAACAGAATTTTGGTGATACAGTGGAAAAATTACCGAAGATTTAATATCGCATCAGGCGAAAGTTTTAATTTTCAGATCAGGCTTTCTGAAAATAATTTCTTGATCCAGTACGTTTACGGTACGGTTACCACAACAAATACAAGTACTTCAACAGCAAATAATCCTACTCAGCTTGGGATAAGGGGTCTGGTAAATACCGATTTTAAGAACAGAACTTCAACAAGCAATTGGGCATCAAGTTCTCCCGGTTCATTAAATACAAATACTATTCGACTTACGACAAGTGTAAAACCTGCATCCGGATTAACTTATACTTTTACCCCTGCTTCAATGTCATACAGCTCAAGTACAACTCTAATAGCTGATACTTCAACTGTTAAAAAAGGATCCCAGAATAATCCGGTCATTAAAATACTGGTAGTAGTTACGGGTACATTAAATTCATTAACAATTACTTCAATTACATGCAAAACCAATGGTACTACAAATACTTCTGATATAACTAGTGCTCGAATGTGGTATACCGGAAATATTTCGGAATTTTCAGCTGTAAACCAGTTTGGTTCTGTAATAGTAAATCCTGACGGTACAATAAATTTTAATGATACAAAACAGCTGGCAAGCGGAACTAATTACTTTTGGTTAACATATGATATAAACAGCAATGCACAAACCGGAAACTATGTTGATGGAGAATGCAGTGCTATTACAGTAGGTTCTGCCAGAACCCCAACTATACAGGCACCATCAGGCTCAAGAAGAATTGCTAACAACCCGCTTACAGGTACGTATTCTGTTGGCTTATCCCTATTTAATTTAGTTACCGGTAAAAACCTTTACTATCAAAAAATTGAAAAACAGGTTAAACTGAAAGAGTTTTCAAAAAAGCAAATTACAGATTATAAAAGATCAGGCAAAGCAGATCAATTTTATATATACAATGACCTGGCAGAAAATGACTACATTTCAAAAAATGATACTTTTATTTTAATGGATGGTGAGACTCAATATTCAGAACCAGGATTTATTGAGATTACTAATGCTATGAGAAATAAATTCGGAAGGTCTTTAATAGGCGATGAGGTAAACGGAATATATTCAAGCATAACATCAGCAGTAAATGACCTTGGCAGCCGTGGTGTCCAGGGACCGGTAATATTCAGCTTAGTTGATGCTATTTACAGTACAGAAACTTTCCCTATCACAATTAATGGAATTTATGGTACAGGTATAGTAAATACAGTAACATTTAAGCCCGCAGCCGGTGTGAATACGCAAATATTAATGGCATCCGGAAACGCTGTATTCAAGATAATAAATTCCGCGTATATTACTATCGACGGAAGCAACACTATTAACGGAACAAGCAGAAATTTAAGTATCATTAGTAACTATAGCAATGTTTCAAATTGCATATGGATAGGTTCATCCGGAATAAACCCTGTAAATAACATTAAAGTTAAAAACTGCAATATAAAAGCAGGTGAAACAAGCCTGGGTTCTACGCCGGTTATAGTATCAGATGGTAGTGTAGCCGGAAATCCTGGTTACTTTAATAATATAATTATTCAGAATAATTTTATTCAAAAAGGCAGACAGGGTATTTATGTTAACGGCGGAATTATTCCGCAAAACGGCTCTGATATCAGTATAATTGATAATGTTATTAATTCAACCGGAGCTGATGCAACCGGTTTTATGGGAATTTATGTTCAGGGGATAATTAATGCTGAAATTTCAGGCAATGAAATAGCTAACCTTAATAATACAGCAGCTGAAGATGATAAAGCTATATGGATTGCAAATGGATCTCATAGTATTACCGCTGAAAGGAACAGGATTTATAATATCGGCTATACCGGAACTTCCGGACAGGGAGGGCACGGAATTTACATATCATCAAGTCACATTAATGCTGACGTGACAATTAAGAATAACCTTATTTACAATATATATGGTGACGGGTGGAATCATAATGATTCCGCTTATTTTCTTGATAACCCGGCAGGAATTATGCTGTATTCATCTACTCCGCAAAGCGGCATCAATATTTATAATAATTCTATAAATCTTTATGGGAATACTTTAATTAAATCATCTTCAATGTCAAGCGGCATTTTTCTTACTTCTGGAACTGCCGTCGATCTTAGAAACAATTCAATTGTGAATAATCTCGGTACATTGACTGATTCTGCATACGGAAGCTGTGCAGTATTTGCACAGTCAAGTGCATTACAGTTTTCAAATATTGATTACAACAATTATTATGTGAATCCATCTGGTAACGGTGTTAAAGCTATCGGAAAGATTTCAGGCAATTCCTCATTATCCCTCAGTAATTGGATTATAGCAACAGGGAAGGATAAAAGTTCGTTGAATTTCAACCCGGGTTATACTTCAAATGTAAATTTGCTTCCTGATATAACCCAGTCAGATTGCTGGACTTTAAACGGTAGAGGAGTTCAGATAGCCGCGGTAAATAACGATTTCTCTCAAAATATAAGAAGTACGGCTCTTGCCACCGGTGCACCGGATATTGGGGCATATGAATTTACCCCTGTATCAGAGCCGAATTTAATGCTCCAATCAGGCGTAATCGCCGAGGGAAGTTCAACTTTATTCTTATTCGGAAATGATACAGCGGCAGTTATCACGTGGCACAATTCAGGCGCGGGATTGCCGACATCAGTCAGTGCCAGGTATTATTCGGGCACCAATCCTCCTTCTGTAATATCAGGAAATTACGGGAATTCATATTTAACATTTTCAGCTGCAGGAGGTTCAGGATATACATTTGATATTAAATTGTATTATGACCCTGCTTTGATCGGAACAATTTCAGGCGAAGATAAGATCTCAATGGCAAGCTATTTTAACAGTAATTGGGTGCATTATGATGCTGAGGTAAATAATACATTTAGAACTGTGTATAAAACCGGACTCAGTGATCTTAGCCTTTTTGCATTGGATGATTTTGATGACCCCCTACCGGTTTTGCTTGAATCGTTTAATTACTCAGCATCGGGTAGGAATGTAAAGCTTATCTGGAAAACTACTATGGAAATAAATAATGCAGGGTTTGATGTTGAAAGAAAATCAGAGTTTGATAACAAGTGGAACAAAATAGCATTTGTAGAGGGAAATGGTAATTCAAATTCAGGAAAAAATTATGAATACTTTGATAACAATTTAAATACTGCAAAATATAATTACAGACTGAAGCAGATCAATTTTAACGGTAGTTATGAATATTATGATCTTAATCATGATGTAGTGATAGGCAAACCTGTAAATTATGATATTTCACAGAACTACCCCAATCCTTCAAACCCCAGTTCAAAGATAAACTTCCAGGTACCGGTTGATTATAAAGTTACTATAAAAGTATATGACATCCAGGGCAGGGAAGTTAAAACTATAATAGATAATTTTCTTACTGCAGGATATTATACTGCAAGTTTTGACGGTTCAAATATAGCAAGCGGAATCTATTTCTACAGACTAAATTCCGGAGCTTATTCTAAAACTTTAAAATTAATTCTTGTAAAGTAA
- a CDS encoding T9SS type A sorting domain-containing protein, giving the protein MKRFTAFVPIVILLCMAVNFVSYSQNINGVKLIRSSNGYEIEFSLPSYSSETVTKEGEAFDIININNYGITPNEGLPMLPQLTFILIINQAETSPAYYIQHETTEEKYLQRKIFPAQAPWEKSKNLKDRPFTINRNYYQSSGSLNAPLVKLSEPVIIGGVKAIMVTIMPFRYDPSEGRLVITKNSRIKIELPAGLPFYSSTGSSFAELFNVLAVNPEVVRSAGTNNYLIITPPEYESVMGPFASYKASMGYNVLMVNTGTTGTTTAAILAYIQNRYNNIATRPEFILLAGDIDKIPEWTGVGSDNPHTDLNYTLLEGGDAFADAFIGRFPVSSAAELTNIINKTIYMESNIGGLPKKNVFMASTDNWAITEGTHNFVIDSFFVPSVYTNVKLYTHTYNATTQQLIDALNNNQVFAIYSGHGSTTSWADGPPLSQSQVNALNNTYYPFVYSFACLTGQFQNSECFGETWVRRPKAGSVFWGSSVNSFWDEDDILERRLYRAMFTDGLKKTAPMFVMAKYYLVQHYGSVTTDMRRYLEMYNCFGDPSIYQAAYGPVISHTCLPNTENLNGPYNVNCVITPSGSAIDPAKTKLFWTRGSAFTDSISMTNTSGNNWSAAIPGNGSAAVYKYYLKTCDQLNRVTILPPDAPTSYFSFTASADVTAPVITHTQLNGIGQPMWPVNVTGNVTDNIGIDSVWVEWYKNTPSPIKMFRLNNSGGNTFTGMFNSVNGDVAAGDSIFYVIKARDNSSNHNIGMLPASGYFKFYITNQASASFCRSTYVPIRDNVTSYDTLFIPQYGTIVDFNFKMNSLIHSYDGDISFSIKSPAGIEVILSNRRGSGGDNFINTLFDDSASVSISAGTAPFTGSFRPESPLNVFNGQDIHGPWIFKVSDQASGDTGRVENYCLNILYNSVLAVNNQQIPVKFELAQNYPNPFNPVTHIRYSVPKQSFVLIRIYDILGREVKTLVNETRIAGNYEIEFNASYLASGIYFYRMESGEFTDVKKLVILK; this is encoded by the coding sequence ATGAAGCGTTTTACTGCATTCGTGCCAATAGTTATTTTATTGTGCATGGCGGTAAATTTTGTTTCATATTCGCAGAATATTAACGGAGTAAAGTTAATCAGATCATCAAACGGGTATGAAATAGAATTCAGCCTGCCTTCATACAGTTCTGAAACAGTAACTAAAGAAGGCGAAGCATTCGATATCATAAATATTAATAATTATGGTATCACCCCAAATGAAGGCTTACCAATGTTACCACAGCTCACTTTCATCCTCATCATTAATCAAGCAGAAACTTCACCGGCTTATTATATACAACATGAAACCACTGAAGAAAAATATCTTCAGCGGAAGATATTCCCGGCGCAAGCGCCATGGGAAAAATCAAAAAACCTTAAAGACCGTCCGTTTACAATTAACAGGAATTATTATCAAAGCTCAGGCAGCCTGAATGCCCCTCTTGTAAAATTATCTGAACCGGTAATTATCGGGGGAGTGAAGGCAATAATGGTCACAATTATGCCTTTCAGGTACGATCCTTCTGAAGGAAGGCTGGTTATAACCAAAAACAGCAGGATAAAAATTGAGCTTCCGGCAGGACTTCCATTTTACTCCTCAACAGGCTCTTCATTTGCAGAGCTGTTCAATGTATTGGCAGTAAATCCTGAAGTTGTCCGTTCAGCAGGTACAAACAACTATCTTATCATTACACCTCCTGAATATGAATCTGTAATGGGTCCATTCGCTTCTTATAAAGCAAGCATGGGATATAATGTTCTCATGGTAAATACCGGCACAACGGGAACCACTACAGCAGCTATTCTTGCATACATACAAAACCGTTATAACAATATTGCAACAAGACCTGAATTTATTCTGCTTGCAGGCGATATTGATAAGATCCCGGAATGGACTGGAGTAGGTTCTGACAATCCGCATACTGACCTTAACTATACTCTGCTTGAAGGTGGAGATGCGTTTGCCGATGCATTTATCGGCAGGTTCCCCGTTTCTTCAGCCGCTGAGCTTACCAATATAATTAACAAAACTATATATATGGAAAGCAACATCGGCGGATTGCCCAAAAAAAATGTTTTTATGGCATCAACTGATAACTGGGCTATTACCGAAGGAACACATAACTTTGTTATTGATAGTTTCTTTGTTCCTTCAGTTTATACGAATGTTAAATTATATACACATACCTACAATGCAACAACACAGCAGCTTATTGATGCATTGAACAATAACCAGGTATTTGCTATATATTCAGGACATGGCAGCACAACAAGCTGGGCCGATGGACCGCCGCTGTCGCAATCACAAGTGAACGCCCTTAATAATACCTACTACCCGTTTGTATATTCATTTGCTTGCCTTACAGGGCAGTTTCAAAATTCCGAATGCTTTGGTGAAACATGGGTTCGCAGACCAAAGGCAGGTTCAGTGTTCTGGGGCTCATCTGTTAACTCTTTCTGGGATGAAGATGATATCCTTGAACGCAGGCTTTACAGGGCTATGTTCACTGACGGGCTTAAAAAAACTGCTCCTATGTTCGTAATGGCAAAATATTATCTTGTGCAGCACTACGGAAGCGTTACTACAGATATGAGAAGATACCTTGAAATGTATAATTGCTTTGGCGATCCTTCAATTTACCAGGCAGCATACGGTCCTGTAATTTCTCATACCTGTTTGCCAAACACAGAAAATCTGAACGGGCCGTATAATGTGAATTGTGTTATTACTCCTTCAGGCTCAGCAATAGATCCGGCAAAGACAAAACTCTTCTGGACACGCGGAAGTGCATTTACTGACAGTATTTCTATGACCAATACATCAGGTAATAACTGGAGCGCAGCAATTCCCGGAAACGGATCAGCAGCAGTGTATAAATACTACCTGAAAACATGCGACCAGCTTAACCGCGTTACAATACTGCCTCCTGATGCTCCAACATCATATTTCAGCTTTACAGCGTCAGCAGATGTTACAGCCCCTGTAATTACACATACCCAGCTGAACGGCATTGGCCAGCCAATGTGGCCTGTAAATGTTACAGGCAATGTAACGGATAATATCGGGATAGACAGTGTATGGGTGGAATGGTATAAAAATACTCCATCACCAATAAAAATGTTCAGGCTGAATAATTCAGGAGGCAATACATTTACAGGAATGTTTAATTCGGTTAACGGAGATGTTGCAGCAGGCGATTCAATTTTTTATGTTATCAAAGCAAGAGATAATTCATCAAATCATAACATAGGAATGCTGCCTGCATCAGGTTATTTTAAATTTTATATTACAAACCAGGCTTCAGCAAGCTTTTGCAGGTCAACTTATGTGCCTATCAGGGATAATGTTACTTCATATGATACTTTGTTTATCCCTCAATACGGAACTATAGTGGATTTCAATTTTAAAATGAACTCTCTCATTCATTCATATGATGGCGATATTTCTTTCAGCATTAAATCACCTGCCGGCATCGAGGTAATACTTTCCAACAGGCGTGGTTCAGGGGGTGATAATTTTATAAATACACTTTTTGATGATTCAGCATCAGTATCAATTTCAGCCGGTACAGCTCCCTTCACCGGTTCATTCAGACCCGAAAGCCCGCTCAATGTTTTCAACGGGCAGGATATTCACGGCCCCTGGATATTTAAAGTATCAGACCAGGCTTCAGGTGATACAGGCAGGGTAGAAAATTACTGCCTGAATATACTGTATAATTCTGTACTTGCTGTAAATAATCAGCAGATCCCGGTTAAGTTTGAGCTTGCTCAAAATTATCCTAATCCGTTTAACCCGGTTACACATATCAGGTATTCGGTGCCTAAGCAGTCATTTGTTCTTATCAGGATATATGATATACTTGGCAGGGAAGTGAAAACACTTGTAAATGAAACGAGAATTGCAGGTAATTATGAAATTGAATTCAATGCATCTTATCTAGCAAGCGGTATTTATTTCTACAGAATGGAATCGGGTGAATTTACTGATGTAAAGAAACTGGTAATATTGAAGTAA
- a CDS encoding tetratricopeptide repeat-containing sensor histidine kinase — protein MNLPAGYNEKLFELLDEVNKLKFSEPHKALELANLVYVQALKSADEELEVNCLYLLGVCNEIVSNYPQAMKFLSEAIKLAKDLGNKKIMGDSLNYVGVIHDNLNNYSNALKAYFRALKIYEDIKESKKTAIVLSNIGLIYTNIKDYRNALKFYSHALDIAEEENDFESLLITNINIGLTHSQLGNFDEALKFLNDAFEKASAGNDKRRTSLTLDHIAETYIKLNNRNEAFRLFEQSRKLKLELDDKRGLVRLYSTTGNLHLLENNIVEAKANLEKALELANELGIKRSVHELHKMLAETYEKIDNSTKALYHLKIAYSKEMELLKEEAELRAKNISTQLEIEQAQKEAEIQRLKNIELAQALEDVKKLNISLKELNDEKNEFMAIAVHDLKNPLQNILSTARILKRSSDLPKEEMAEFTSNIINQTDRMFNIIKKLLDHNAIDQGELKINISQFDINTVCKEIVNNFREDAERKNLKLELNGTESDLLINSDKIILYEILQNLVSNSIKFSPEGKVIRINVFDDTGTAKIEVIDEGPGFSDEDKRKMFNKFAKLSAKPTGNEHSTGLGLSIVKKLCELIGASLKLESKENEGAKFIIKIKMPGK, from the coding sequence ATGAATCTTCCCGCAGGTTATAATGAAAAGTTGTTTGAGCTTCTCGATGAGGTCAACAAACTGAAATTCAGTGAACCTCACAAAGCACTCGAGCTTGCAAATTTGGTTTATGTACAGGCTCTTAAATCCGCTGATGAAGAGCTGGAAGTAAACTGTCTTTACCTGCTTGGTGTCTGCAATGAAATAGTTTCCAACTATCCGCAGGCAATGAAGTTCCTTTCTGAAGCCATAAAGCTTGCAAAAGATCTTGGCAATAAGAAAATAATGGGAGACTCACTTAATTATGTTGGTGTTATTCATGATAACCTCAATAATTATTCCAATGCCCTGAAAGCTTATTTCAGAGCGTTAAAGATCTATGAAGATATTAAAGAAAGCAAAAAAACAGCAATTGTACTTTCAAATATCGGATTAATTTATACCAATATAAAAGATTACCGAAACGCCTTAAAGTTCTATTCCCATGCTCTTGATATAGCCGAAGAAGAAAATGATTTTGAATCTTTATTAATTACAAATATTAATATCGGTCTTACACACAGCCAGCTCGGGAATTTTGATGAAGCATTAAAGTTTCTGAACGACGCATTTGAAAAAGCTTCAGCAGGAAACGATAAACGCAGGACGTCATTAACACTAGATCATATTGCTGAAACATATATCAAATTAAATAACCGCAACGAAGCATTCAGGCTGTTTGAACAAAGCCGGAAGCTAAAGCTTGAGCTAGATGATAAACGCGGGCTTGTCAGGCTTTATTCCACAACAGGTAATCTTCACCTGCTGGAAAATAACATTGTTGAAGCAAAAGCGAACCTTGAAAAAGCATTGGAACTGGCAAATGAACTGGGTATCAAAAGATCAGTTCATGAACTCCATAAAATGCTTGCAGAAACATATGAAAAAATAGATAATTCCACCAAAGCCCTTTATCATCTTAAGATCGCATATTCAAAAGAAATGGAGCTTCTAAAAGAAGAAGCTGAATTAAGGGCAAAAAATATTTCTACTCAGCTTGAAATTGAACAGGCTCAAAAAGAAGCTGAAATTCAGAGGTTAAAAAATATTGAGCTTGCCCAGGCGCTTGAAGATGTTAAAAAACTGAATATAAGCCTGAAAGAACTTAATGATGAAAAAAATGAGTTTATGGCAATTGCAGTTCATGACCTTAAAAATCCCCTTCAAAACATTCTCTCGACTGCAAGAATTTTAAAAAGAAGCAGCGACCTGCCAAAAGAAGAAATGGCTGAATTTACTTCAAATATTATTAATCAAACTGACCGGATGTTCAACATCATTAAAAAACTTCTCGATCATAATGCAATAGACCAGGGCGAGCTTAAAATAAATATTTCTCAGTTTGATATCAACACTGTTTGCAAAGAAATTGTTAATAATTTCAGAGAGGATGCTGAAAGAAAAAACCTGAAACTTGAACTAAACGGCACAGAAAGTGACCTCCTAATCAATTCAGATAAGATAATTCTGTATGAAATACTTCAGAACCTGGTTTCAAATTCAATTAAATTTTCTCCGGAAGGCAAAGTAATAAGAATAAATGTTTTTGATGATACAGGAACAGCAAAAATAGAAGTAATTGATGAAGGTCCCGGTTTCAGTGATGAAGATAAACGAAAAATGTTCAATAAATTTGCAAAGTTAAGCGCAAAACCAACAGGCAACGAACATTCGACAGGTTTGGGACTTTCAATAGTAAAAAAATTATGTGAATTAATAGGTGCTTCGTTAAAGCTGGAAAGTAAAGAAAATGAAGGCGCAAAATTCATTATAAAAATAAAAATGCCCGGTAAATAG
- a CDS encoding tetratricopeptide repeat-containing sensor histidine kinase has product MDKKTEQILAKGQKIRESSPSDALKYFEKSLNLAKAQNDLQAEIEILFDIAVAKHNLSLHREAASIFRDLLSWKYQYKDLFMKANILRCLAVQYIRNNDIEEAIKYLYESEKVSKECGYEENLHMVESTLGSIYIQLKMFNKALEHEMKSLEIALKMNNEQMINYSYLGIGSCHYLLGDLDNAENYLLRSLNGDQTKYSQANTYYYLSKVYFDKKNIEQSENYAKLGYKLSVENNINDYKALCLGLTGTIFLEYGENEKAINSIQEAISFSESFENKRIYFSLYKDLIKAYDITGNYKAKSEAYEKLYNYHTEYLENQSKLKIKQLNSEYHIEKANNLAEIERLKNVELRNALENVKKLNAELEVLNREKNEFMAIAVHDLKNPIQNILSTARLIKRNSGLNEELVSLSENIVQQTDRMFNLIRKLLDHNAAEEGRIKINKSEFKAESICRDVMNDYKEAAERKQLKLKFTNFCNGHTLKTDYEILYQILCNLVSNAIKFSPKNRNIYLSLNAENGSFLYEIKDEGPGFSDDDKNRLFRKFSKLSAQPTMGESSTGLGLAIAKKLSGLINADLNLESNHGKGAKFTIHISEN; this is encoded by the coding sequence ATGGATAAAAAAACAGAACAAATTCTTGCAAAAGGTCAGAAAATCCGTGAATCTTCACCTTCTGATGCTTTAAAATACTTCGAAAAATCATTAAATCTGGCAAAAGCGCAAAATGACCTGCAGGCTGAAATTGAAATTTTATTTGATATTGCCGTAGCAAAACACAACCTTTCCCTTCACAGAGAAGCCGCATCTATTTTCAGAGATCTTTTAAGCTGGAAATATCAGTATAAAGATCTCTTTATGAAAGCAAATATATTGCGATGCCTGGCAGTTCAGTATATACGTAACAATGATATAGAAGAAGCAATTAAATACCTGTACGAAAGTGAAAAAGTAAGTAAAGAGTGCGGCTATGAAGAAAATCTTCATATGGTCGAATCCACACTTGGAAGTATATACATACAGCTTAAGATGTTCAATAAAGCACTTGAACATGAAATGAAGTCACTTGAAATTGCCTTAAAAATGAATAATGAACAAATGATCAATTATTCATACCTGGGGATCGGCTCGTGTCACTACCTGCTTGGTGATTTAGATAATGCAGAAAATTACCTGCTCAGATCATTGAATGGAGATCAGACAAAATACTCTCAGGCAAATACATATTATTATCTTTCAAAAGTATATTTTGATAAAAAAAATATTGAACAATCTGAAAATTATGCTAAGCTTGGGTACAAGCTTTCAGTTGAAAACAATATAAATGACTATAAGGCATTATGTCTTGGATTAACCGGTACCATCTTTCTTGAATATGGAGAAAATGAAAAAGCGATCAATTCAATTCAAGAAGCAATTAGCTTCTCTGAATCATTTGAGAACAAACGGATCTATTTCAGTTTGTATAAGGATCTTATAAAAGCATACGATATTACCGGAAATTATAAGGCAAAATCTGAAGCTTATGAAAAATTATATAATTACCATACTGAGTATCTTGAAAACCAGTCAAAACTAAAAATTAAACAGCTTAATTCCGAATATCATATTGAAAAAGCAAATAACCTTGCAGAGATCGAAAGATTAAAAAATGTTGAACTAAGAAACGCACTGGAAAATGTAAAGAAACTTAATGCGGAACTTGAAGTTCTTAACCGTGAAAAAAATGAATTTATGGCAATTGCCGTGCATGACCTGAAAAATCCTATTCAGAACATTCTTTCAACTGCCCGGTTGATAAAACGCAATTCTGGATTAAATGAGGAACTTGTAAGCCTTTCAGAAAATATTGTACAGCAGACAGACAGGATGTTTAACCTGATACGAAAGCTGCTGGACCATAATGCAGCTGAAGAGGGGCGTATAAAAATAAATAAGAGTGAATTCAAGGCTGAAAGTATTTGCAGGGATGTAATGAATGACTATAAAGAAGCAGCAGAAAGAAAACAGCTTAAGCTTAAATTCACAAATTTCTGCAATGGCCACACTCTGAAAACCGATTATGAAATTCTATACCAGATATTATGCAATCTTGTCTCAAATGCGATTAAATTTTCTCCTAAAAACAGGAATATATATTTAAGCCTTAATGCAGAGAACGGTTCATTTTTATATGAAATTAAAGATGAAGGACCGGGATTCAGCGATGATGATAAGAACAGGCTTTTCAGAAAATTTTCTAAGCTTAGCGCGCAGCCTACTATGGGTGAGAGCTCTACAGGGCTGGGACTTGCCATTGCTAAAAAGTTAAGCGGGCTTATAAATGCCGACCTGAACCTTGAAAGTAATCATGGCAAAGGGGCTAAATTTACAATACATATTTCAGAAAATTAA